CGGTTCTCGACGCGGGAGACGACCTCCTGGCCGACGTAACAGCCCTTCTCGAAGTCGAGCGCGTTTCGCAGGCCGAGCACGTTCGGGAGCGTACCCTCGAGTTCGGTCTCGAACAGCGGCGAACCGGCCTCGAGCGCGAGACTCTCGAACGTTCGGTAGCCAAAGGGCGCGGCGTTGAGCCCCTGATTGAGGAGCGTGTCGTAGACGCCCTCGGCGTCGTCGGCCGCACAGATCACTTCGTAGCTCTCCTCGCCGGTGAGCGCGTCGGTGCGGATGACGGTCACGCCTTCGTCACCCATCGTCCCGCGGACGAACGAGTAGCGCTCGTCGGGCGACGCCGCGCCGTTGAGAACGCTGGCGATCTTCTCGGTGGCGTGGGGTCCGTGGATCCCGAAGATCGCGTACTCGTCGGTCGCGACGCGGATGTCGACGTCCTGGATAAACACCTTCTCGGACCAGTCCTCGGCCAGCGGCTCCGCCTCGGCGGGCGGCGTAAAGAGCAAGAGGCGCTCGCCTGCGTTGTAGATGTAGAGTTCGACGGCGATGCCGCCTTGGGGGTCGAGGACGAGCGCGTAACAGCCCTGCCCGTTTTCCGCCGGTACGCGGTTCGAGACGACGTTGTCGACGTACTCGAGTCGATCGTCACCCTCGACGACGACGACGCCGTAGGCCAGTTCGAGCAGGCCGACGCCGTTGCGGACCGCGCGGTGGGTTCGCTCGGGCCGGCCGAAGTGTTCGACGATCGTTCGGCCGTCACGCTCGCCGAACGTCGCGCCGTGATCGGTATGAATAGACTCGATGACGCTCATGCCTACTCTCAGGAGCCTGCACCCCACAGGCGTTTCGATTCAGAAGGGGAGGCGCTCGCGAATCCAGTCCCCGATCGTTTGCGCCTCGT
Above is a window of Natronorubrum tibetense GA33 DNA encoding:
- the ygfZ gene encoding CAF17-like 4Fe-4S cluster assembly/insertion protein YgfZ; translation: MSVIESIHTDHGATFGERDGRTIVEHFGRPERTHRAVRNGVGLLELAYGVVVVEGDDRLEYVDNVVSNRVPAENGQGCYALVLDPQGGIAVELYIYNAGERLLLFTPPAEAEPLAEDWSEKVFIQDVDIRVATDEYAIFGIHGPHATEKIASVLNGAASPDERYSFVRGTMGDEGVTVIRTDALTGEESYEVICAADDAEGVYDTLLNQGLNAAPFGYRTFESLALEAGSPLFETELEGTLPNVLGLRNALDFEKGCYVGQEVVSRVENRGQPSRRLVGLTLEDEAVPDSGAAVFDGDSSVGEVTRAGESPLLEQTIALALLDYGLENHELTVRVAGEEVPATVTELPFLEGSDSSDRLPAYQ